The genomic DNA GTCATCATCGCGGACACGGCGGGACGGCTGCACACCAAGGTGAGCCTCATGGATGAGCTCAAGAAGGTGAAGCGCACCATCGACAAGGCGCTGCCCGGGGCTCCCCACGAGGTGCTGCTGGTGCTCGACTCCACCAACGGGCAGAACGCCATCCAGCAGGCCCGGCAGTTCCACGAGGCGGTGGGCGTCACCGCGCTCGCGCTCACCAAGCTGGACGGCACCGCCAAGGGCGGCGTCATCATCGGCATCTGCGACGAGCTGAAGCTGCCCGTGGTGTGGGTGGGCGTCGGCGAGAAGGTCGCCGACCTGCGCCGCTTCAACCCGAAGGAGTTCGTCCAGGCGCTGTTCGACTGAGCCCCTACTCCTCGCCCATGTTCAACAGGCCCGGCAGAAGCTCCTCCATGAGCTTCATCGTCTCGGCGTCCATGGCGGCGCCGCCCGCGCCGCCGCCCAGGAGCGAGCCCAGGTTGGGCTGACCCAGGTCCTCGTCCCCGTGCGCTTCCCGCCACCAGCGCACGCGCAGGCGCTCGAGCTGCTTCTCGTGCGAGGGACTGGCCTTGGCCAGCTCCCGGGTGAAGCAGTCCGAGCACGTCCACTTGAAGCGGTACGTGTCCACGTAGGCGCGCAGACCCTTGAAGAAGGCCTCGTCGCCGATGAGCTTGCGCGAGGCGTGATGCAGCAAGGGCGCCTTGCCGTACACCAGCGCGCCATACTGCAAGGGATCCTCGAAGCCCGAGGTGGGCCGGTCCGCCGGGCCGTCCTTGCCGCCCGACATGCGCATCATGTGGTAGGCCGCCACGAGCGCGTCCCGCCGCATCTGCTCCGCCACGTCGCGCCCGTGCTTCCACTCCATGTAGAGCAGCGCCGAGTACTGGGCCAGGGACTCGTCCACCACGGGCGCGTTGATGGGATCCGAGCCCACCAGCCCCGCGAAATACTGGTGCGCCACCTCGTGAGCGACGGTGAATTCGAGCGTGCGCTCGAGCACCTTGGCGAACTGGCCGAGCGGCGCCGCGTCACCGCCCATGGCGCTCAACAGCCCCTGCATCTGCTCCATACCCGGAATGCCCTCGAGCGCGCTCTCCGGGTTGGCCACGCCCCGGTAGAGCGACGTGCCCACGGTGACGAGGCCGGGAAACTCCATGCCGCCCGCGCCTCCCGACAAGGGCGCCTCCACCACGCGGAAGGTCTTGAAGGGCAAGGGCCCCAGGCGCCGCTCGAACTCGGTGAGCGCGTCCCCCGCGTACTTGAGCACGCGCTTGCCCACCACCGCGTCCCGGGCCGAGAAGTGGCTCTCCACGCTCACGCCATTCACCGTCGCCGTGGCGCTCTCATAGCCGCGCGAGGCGAACACGGGGAAGTCGCGCACCGCGCCCGCCGCGAAGCTGAAGCGCACCCGGCCATCCTTCTGGGGCACCTCGCCCATCGCCACGCCCGTGGCATGCACCTTCCAACCCGAGGGCACGAGAATGCTCGCGAGCACGTTGGCGGGCTCGTACAGCGCCAGATCGCCCACGCCCGTGGGGCCGGCCCAGGGAGTCCCCCCGGCGTCGAGGGGCGGCACCAGCGGCACCACGCCCACCAGGCTCAAGAAGTCCTCCGTGGCGGAGAAGGCCCCGTAGTCGCCGCCCGCGCTACCGCCTCCCGACGCGCCGAGCGCCCCCAGGAGCGAGCCCGTGCCCGGCTGCGCGCGAGGCACCCGCCCCTCCAGGTCCACCTCCACCACCACCGTGCCCCCCGGCGCCACGGGAGCGGCCAGCGGCAGCCGGTAGAGCCCATCCTCGGGGCGCTCGAGCTTCACGGGCTGTCCGTTCACCGTCGCCGCCTCGAGCATCATCCGGGGATCGAAGGCATTGGGGGTGACGCGCAGGTGCACGGCGTCCAGCGCGCGGTCACGCACGCGCAACTCCACCCGCAGATGGCCCTTCACCTTGCGCGCCGGAGGGTCCAACTCCAATCGCACCTGGTAGCCGGGCAAGGCCTCCAGGGGTCCGAGCGCCTGGGCCGCCCGGGCCTTCTCCTCGTTCTTGAGGTGTTGCAGGGAGAACTGCACCTCGGGCGGGACGAAGTCCCCGGCCGTGGCGCTCCCGGACAGGAGGAACAGGGCAAGCAGGGGCCAGTGACGCGGATGGGCGGGCATGGAGGGCATGTTACATCCCGCGAGCGCCCGACCCGTGGCGGCACTACCATGCGCTGCCCCCTTCCGAGCACTGGATGACCTCTCCCAGCAATCCCCTTGGCCCCCTACAGTTGCCCCCCGAGCCCGAGCCCGAACGGGCCGAGCCTCCGCCCGAGCCTCCTCGTGCGCGGATGCCCCGGCCCCCGCCCGTCTGCGCGGCCATCATCGGGGGCTCGGTGGCGCTGTTCGTCCTGGACGCCGTCCTGAGCGGGGGCGGCACCCTCAATGGGCGCATGGGCCCCCTCTTCCGGCAACTCGCGCTCTATGGGCCCCTCGTGCAAGAGGGCGAGTACTGGCGGACGCTCGGCTTCATCTTCACCCATGGAGGCCCGCTGCACCTGGGCTTCAACATGTGGGTGGCCTACTCGCTCGGCGGCCCCTTCGAACGGGCCATCGGCAGCAGGCGATTCCTGATGCTGTCCGTCATCACCGCGCTGGGCTCGTCCGCCTTCGCCCTGCTCTTCAACTTCAACATCCCCACGGTGGGCGCCTCGGGGATGATCCTCGGCTACGGCGGGGCGGTGCTGCTGACGGCCACGCGGGAGTTCCGCCGGAGCATCATCTTCTGGTTGTTGCAGGTGGCGGCGCTCAGCCTGCTTCCCGGCGTGAGCTGGGCGGGGCACCTGGGAGGCTTCCTCTTCGGAGTACCCGTGGGCATCGCCTTGCGTGCCGGCCCCCGCGTCTTCACGCGCGCCGCGCCCCTACTGCTCGCCGTGGCGCTGGCGGTGGTCTACATCTCCGCGAACCCGGAGCGCTTCGGCCGCATCCCCTGACGGGGACTCAGAAGGCGACCCTGCCCACGCTGGAGGCGCCCGGGGGATTGATGACGGCGTCGCAACCGCTCGGGCACACGTCGTTCACCCCCAGGGGCTGGGAGGTCGCCACCACGGCCCCCACGGCGGCGGCGGCGACCACGGCGCCCACGCCCGCCCAGAAGTACCACCGCGAGGTGAGCGGCTTGCTGGTGGAGACCTCGGTGGGAAGTGGCTTGAGCGGAGACGAACTGGTCTCGCTCGGCGTGAGGATGGGCGCCCGCGGCTGATCCGTCTGGGCGATGGCCTCAGGACGCAGATTGACCTCGACGGAGTAGTCCTTGCCGGCACGCACGGCGATGCGCTTGGTCTCGGGGCGGAAGCCCTCGCGCTCCACGGTGATTTCGTAGGAGCCGGCCGGGAGCATCAGACTGTCGAGGGGTGCCTGGCCCTTGTCCTCGCCATTGACGAGCACGCGCGCGCCCGCG from Melittangium boletus DSM 14713 includes the following:
- a CDS encoding M1 family aminopeptidase codes for the protein MPSMPAHPRHWPLLALFLLSGSATAGDFVPPEVQFSLQHLKNEEKARAAQALGPLEALPGYQVRLELDPPARKVKGHLRVELRVRDRALDAVHLRVTPNAFDPRMMLEAATVNGQPVKLERPEDGLYRLPLAAPVAPGGTVVVEVDLEGRVPRAQPGTGSLLGALGASGGGSAGGDYGAFSATEDFLSLVGVVPLVPPLDAGGTPWAGPTGVGDLALYEPANVLASILVPSGWKVHATGVAMGEVPQKDGRVRFSFAAGAVRDFPVFASRGYESATATVNGVSVESHFSARDAVVGKRVLKYAGDALTEFERRLGPLPFKTFRVVEAPLSGGAGGMEFPGLVTVGTSLYRGVANPESALEGIPGMEQMQGLLSAMGGDAAPLGQFAKVLERTLEFTVAHEVAHQYFAGLVGSDPINAPVVDESLAQYSALLYMEWKHGRDVAEQMRRDALVAAYHMMRMSGGKDGPADRPTSGFEDPLQYGALVYGKAPLLHHASRKLIGDEAFFKGLRAYVDTYRFKWTCSDCFTRELAKASPSHEKQLERLRVRWWREAHGDEDLGQPNLGSLLGGGAGGAAMDAETMKLMEELLPGLLNMGEE
- a CDS encoding rhomboid family intramembrane serine protease, which gives rise to MTSPSNPLGPLQLPPEPEPERAEPPPEPPRARMPRPPPVCAAIIGGSVALFVLDAVLSGGGTLNGRMGPLFRQLALYGPLVQEGEYWRTLGFIFTHGGPLHLGFNMWVAYSLGGPFERAIGSRRFLMLSVITALGSSAFALLFNFNIPTVGASGMILGYGGAVLLTATREFRRSIIFWLLQVAALSLLPGVSWAGHLGGFLFGVPVGIALRAGPRVFTRAAPLLLAVALAVVYISANPERFGRIP